A window from Chromatiaceae bacterium encodes these proteins:
- a CDS encoding LysE family translocator codes for MLAAMGAAFGLRATLPFLLGTNVICVLQSVLIGFGITIVVSESEWATVALKWAGVLALLFLSIRFFRSKVASGAASEPLGFKEGVLLQVLNGKFLLIPTLMFSLFYNFEASGVAAVLGFTGALALLTLSANLLWVTGGKALAAVLQEAWFAKYQGVFFGSILLGTSVWIAMN; via the coding sequence ATGCTTGCCGCCATGGGCGCGGCTTTCGGCCTCAGGGCAACCCTGCCCTTTTTGCTGGGTACCAATGTGATTTGCGTGCTCCAGTCCGTATTGATCGGTTTCGGTATCACCATCGTCGTCAGTGAATCCGAATGGGCCACTGTCGCTCTGAAATGGGCTGGCGTGCTCGCCCTGTTGTTCCTCTCCATCCGTTTCTTCCGATCGAAAGTGGCAAGCGGTGCCGCATCGGAGCCACTGGGTTTCAAGGAGGGCGTTTTGCTGCAGGTGCTCAACGGCAAGTTCCTGCTGATTCCAACTCTGATGTTTTCCCTGTTCTACAATTTCGAAGCAAGCGGCGTCGCGGCGGTACTGGGCTTCACGGGTGCACTGGCGCTGCTCACGCTGTCTGCCAACCTGTTGTGGGTGACCGGGGGCAAGGCGCTGGCCGCGGTGCTGCAGGAGGCATGGTTCGCGAAGTACCAGGGGGTATTCTTTGGTTCCATCCTGCTGGGGACTTCGGTATGGATCGCGATGAACTAG
- a CDS encoding CopD family protein, whose amino-acid sequence MGAAVLLHVIAVVIWVGGMFFAYMALRPVAASLLEPPQRLPLWVGVFGRFFPWVWVSIGVILATGLWMIFAVLGGMGAVALYVHAMFGLGLLMMLIFLHVFFAPYGRLKRAVAAQDWPAGGKALAQIRMLVGINTLIGLLTIAVGAGGRYFVP is encoded by the coding sequence TTGGGTGCCGCGGTTCTGTTGCATGTGATCGCCGTCGTGATCTGGGTCGGCGGTATGTTTTTCGCTTACATGGCGTTGCGCCCGGTGGCCGCGTCGCTGCTCGAGCCGCCGCAGCGTCTTCCGTTGTGGGTCGGGGTGTTCGGCCGGTTCTTTCCGTGGGTCTGGGTGTCCATCGGCGTGATCCTCGCGACCGGCCTATGGATGATCTTCGCTGTGCTCGGCGGCATGGGCGCGGTCGCCCTGTACGTGCACGCGATGTTCGGCCTCGGCCTGCTGATGATGCTGATCTTCCTGCACGTGTTTTTCGCCCCCTATGGCCGGCTGAAGCGTGCCGTCGCGGCGCAGGACTGGCCGGCCGGCGGCAAGGCGCTGGCGCAGATCCGTATGCTGGTCGGGATCAACACCCTGATCGGCCTGCTGACGATCGCGGTCGGTGCCGGCGGGCGCTATTTCGTGCCTTGA
- a CDS encoding RMD1 family protein — MTEPTTSRFAHAVLIGRRINVRPLLQAPLMSGSPLTVEVSGGGIAVIQRFGVVVFFDVAPLQQASFIAGLRGLTTEPVDHGEFETLEFSVVSGAGELLREGILQLDADDLLNLQVVADVLAKSVVLDHHERLIAATFDRVEPLAEELSGGHYRSWQSRRLVAQIGETLLVQHRMVGRAEVGEKPDLLWEHPERERLFQRLEQEFEIPERRSALEAKLRLVSTTAETLLDLVQAQRTLRVEWYIVILIVVEIGLTLYELFLH; from the coding sequence ATGACCGAACCGACGACCTCGCGCTTTGCCCACGCCGTCCTGATCGGTCGGCGCATCAATGTTCGGCCATTGTTGCAGGCACCCCTGATGTCGGGCAGTCCGCTCACCGTCGAGGTCAGCGGCGGTGGTATCGCGGTGATACAGCGATTCGGCGTGGTGGTGTTCTTCGACGTGGCCCCGCTGCAGCAGGCCTCGTTCATCGCGGGCCTGCGCGGTCTGACGACCGAGCCCGTCGACCACGGCGAGTTCGAGACGCTGGAGTTTTCAGTCGTGTCCGGCGCTGGCGAGCTGCTGCGTGAGGGGATCCTGCAGCTCGATGCCGATGACCTCCTGAACCTGCAGGTGGTGGCCGATGTGCTGGCGAAGAGCGTGGTGCTGGATCACCATGAACGCCTGATCGCGGCGACCTTCGATCGCGTCGAGCCGCTGGCCGAGGAACTCAGCGGCGGGCACTACCGCAGCTGGCAATCGCGCCGCCTGGTCGCGCAGATCGGCGAGACCCTGCTGGTACAACACCGCATGGTCGGACGCGCCGAGGTCGGCGAGAAACCCGATCTGTTGTGGGAGCATCCCGAGCGCGAACGGCTGTTTCAGCGCCTCGAGCAGGAGTTCGAGATCCCCGAACGGCGCAGCGCCCTGGAGGCGAAGCTGCGGCTGGTCAGTACGACTGCCGAGACCCTGCTCGACCTGGTGCAGGCGCAGCGCACCCTGCGGGTCGAGTGGTATATCGTGATCCTGATCGTGGTAGAGATCGGTCTGACACTCTACGAACTGTTCCTGCACTGA
- a CDS encoding DUF4375 domain-containing protein: MTDPIEVSKTNCGGMPADRWNAFLQLLTSATPDEFTPIQRVAYLAWWYSSEILNGGHDQYFGNNAVLDQAEVVKALKSLGAMRQSEVLGRAHAVNSRMAEEMPNDHSELIVWERENKYTGKMADFDQEFYACEPPIETELLESFLIHHESEFIRWAP; the protein is encoded by the coding sequence ATGACCGATCCGATTGAGGTAAGCAAAACCAACTGCGGCGGTATGCCAGCCGATCGGTGGAATGCCTTCCTCCAGTTGCTGACAAGCGCGACGCCTGACGAATTCACGCCCATCCAACGGGTCGCTTACCTCGCGTGGTGGTATAGCAGCGAGATCCTGAATGGGGGCCATGATCAGTATTTTGGCAACAACGCAGTTCTCGATCAGGCCGAAGTGGTCAAGGCCTTAAAAAGCCTGGGCGCAATGCGCCAGAGCGAGGTATTGGGAAGAGCACATGCAGTCAACTCAAGGATGGCGGAAGAGATGCCAAACGACCACTCGGAATTGATCGTTTGGGAAAGAGAGAACAAGTATACGGGAAAAATGGCTGACTTCGATCAAGAGTTCTATGCATGCGAACCGCCCATCGAAACCGAGCTATTGGAAAGCTTTTTGATTCACCACGAGAGCGAATTCATTAGATGGGCGCCGTAA
- a CDS encoding CoA-binding protein: MQNASHHVAVLGASPKPARYANQCIRLLKQHGYRITPIHPRFEEVEALPVTHSLDEITEPVDTLTLYVGPQLLEPQTEAIVRLRPGRVIFNPGTESRVVQGQLDAAGIEWLEACTLVMVRTGQF; this comes from the coding sequence ATGCAAAACGCGTCACATCACGTTGCCGTACTGGGCGCCAGCCCAAAACCCGCACGCTATGCAAATCAATGCATCCGGCTGCTGAAACAGCACGGTTACCGGATCACGCCGATCCATCCGCGCTTCGAGGAGGTCGAGGCGCTACCGGTGACACACAGCCTGGACGAGATCACCGAACCGGTCGACACCCTCACGCTGTACGTCGGTCCGCAGCTGCTCGAGCCGCAGACCGAGGCGATCGTGCGCCTGCGGCCGGGACGGGTGATCTTCAATCCCGGCACCGAGAGCCGCGTCGTCCAGGGGCAGCTCGATGCGGCCGGCATCGAATGGCTGGAGGCCTGCACGCTGGTCATGGTGCGTACCGGCCAGTTCTGA
- a CDS encoding CDGSH iron-sulfur domain-containing protein: MSKAYIADTKPQAVALKAGETVWWCACGRSKQQPFCDGSHEGTGIEPLAFTADKDDRYFFCLCKRTAKPPLCDGSHKQVTQEDLDAQDGLQTVWYKVAEPGELRDGEVRTVQAGRQAIALTAHAGRIGALDNACPHQGGPLGEGSIECNDGQDDCWLRCPWHGWDFDPLTGRAPGGHADQVRTFPVEQRDDGIYVAVRESTERQPTVSDLMAQTMVNWGVTHVFGMVGHSNLGLADALRVLEQSGQLRYIGIRHEGAAAFAASGYAKLTGVPAACLSIAGPGATNLLTGLWDAKVDRAPVLALTGQVNSQVLGPGAFQEIELAAAFAPVARFSQTVLRDSRQVELMNLACKHATVERDVAHLIFPDEVQTLPAPDGAQPGGPDGRLGDRRMLPAVDALASALQMLKDARRPAIIVGYGAVGRMQPIEQLAHKLKAPVLTTFKAKGQIADDHPHAAGVLGRSGTPVASWCMNEADLLVVFGASFADHTGISANKTIIQVDFDPMTLGKFHPVTLPVLGEIGLTAEWLWRALPEETGAVDQRPEIAERWRIWRDEKAARRARDRGKGVNSATLFAALSELAPDDAVIAVDVGNNTYSFGRYFECRGQRILMSGYLGSIGFAFPAAMGAWAATEAQADYRGRQVISVSGDGGFGQYMAEFTTAVHYGMNLTHVLLNNHELGKISKEQRAGHWPVWQTALRNPDFAAFAKDCGGLGIQVRQDGELHEALRRALAYDGPALVEVFTDGELI, from the coding sequence TTGAGTAAAGCCTACATCGCCGACACCAAGCCGCAGGCAGTCGCGCTCAAAGCCGGCGAGACGGTCTGGTGGTGCGCCTGCGGGCGCTCCAAACAGCAGCCTTTCTGCGACGGCTCGCACGAGGGCACCGGTATCGAGCCGCTGGCGTTCACCGCCGACAAGGACGACCGTTATTTCTTCTGCCTGTGCAAGCGCACGGCGAAGCCACCGCTGTGCGACGGCTCGCACAAACAGGTCACCCAGGAGGACCTCGACGCGCAGGACGGCCTGCAGACCGTCTGGTACAAGGTCGCCGAGCCCGGTGAACTGCGTGATGGCGAGGTGCGCACCGTGCAGGCCGGCCGGCAGGCGATTGCACTGACCGCCCATGCCGGCAGGATCGGCGCGCTCGACAACGCCTGCCCGCACCAGGGCGGCCCGCTGGGCGAGGGCAGCATCGAGTGCAACGATGGTCAAGACGACTGCTGGCTGCGGTGTCCCTGGCATGGCTGGGACTTCGATCCGCTGACCGGTCGCGCCCCAGGCGGCCATGCCGACCAGGTACGCACCTTTCCGGTCGAGCAGCGCGACGATGGCATCTATGTCGCGGTGCGCGAATCGACCGAACGGCAGCCGACGGTCAGCGACCTGATGGCGCAGACCATGGTCAACTGGGGTGTCACGCATGTCTTCGGCATGGTCGGGCACTCCAACCTCGGACTGGCCGATGCCCTGCGCGTGCTCGAGCAGAGCGGCCAGCTACGGTACATCGGCATCCGCCACGAGGGGGCGGCGGCGTTTGCCGCGTCGGGCTATGCGAAGTTGACCGGTGTCCCCGCGGCGTGCCTGAGTATCGCCGGTCCCGGGGCCACCAACCTGCTGACCGGCCTGTGGGACGCGAAGGTCGACCGTGCGCCGGTGCTGGCGCTGACCGGTCAGGTGAACAGCCAGGTACTCGGGCCCGGGGCCTTCCAGGAGATCGAGCTCGCCGCGGCGTTCGCGCCGGTCGCACGCTTCAGTCAGACCGTGCTGCGTGATTCGCGCCAGGTCGAGCTGATGAACCTGGCCTGCAAGCACGCGACCGTCGAGCGCGATGTCGCACACCTGATCTTCCCCGACGAGGTGCAGACCCTGCCCGCACCAGACGGTGCGCAACCCGGCGGCCCGGATGGCCGTCTTGGCGACCGGCGGATGTTACCGGCGGTTGACGCCCTGGCCTCGGCACTGCAGATGCTCAAGGATGCGCGGCGCCCGGCGATCATCGTCGGCTACGGCGCGGTTGGCCGCATGCAGCCCATCGAACAGCTGGCGCACAAGCTCAAGGCGCCGGTGCTGACCACCTTCAAGGCCAAGGGCCAGATCGCCGACGACCATCCACATGCCGCCGGCGTACTCGGGCGCAGCGGTACGCCGGTCGCGAGCTGGTGCATGAACGAGGCCGACCTGTTGGTGGTGTTCGGCGCCAGTTTCGCCGACCACACGGGCATCAGTGCCAACAAGACGATCATCCAGGTGGATTTCGATCCCATGACCCTGGGCAAGTTCCATCCGGTCACCTTGCCGGTGCTCGGCGAGATCGGCTTGACCGCGGAGTGGCTGTGGCGCGCGCTGCCGGAGGAGACCGGGGCGGTCGACCAGCGGCCGGAGATCGCCGAACGCTGGCGTATCTGGCGTGATGAGAAGGCCGCGCGGCGCGCGCGTGACCGCGGCAAGGGCGTGAATTCGGCGACGCTGTTCGCGGCGCTCTCGGAACTGGCACCCGATGACGCCGTGATCGCGGTGGATGTCGGCAACAATACCTACTCGTTCGGCCGGTACTTCGAATGCCGCGGTCAGCGCATCCTGATGTCCGGCTATCTCGGTTCGATCGGGTTCGCGTTTCCCGCCGCGATGGGTGCCTGGGCGGCGACCGAGGCACAGGCGGACTATCGCGGTCGCCAGGTGATATCGGTGAGCGGCGACGGCGGATTCGGCCAGTACATGGCCGAGTTCACGACCGCGGTCCACTACGGCATGAACCTGACGCACGTGCTGCTGAACAATCACGAACTCGGCAAGATCAGCAAGGAGCAGCGTGCCGGGCACTGGCCGGTCTGGCAGACCGCGCTGCGCAATCCGGATTTCGCGGCGTTCGCGAAGGATTGCGGTGGCCTCGGCATCCAGGTCCGGCAGGACGGCGAACTGCATGAGGCGCTGAGGCGCGCCCTCGCGTACGACGGTCCGGCCCTGGTCGAGGTGTTCACCGACGGGGAGTTGATCTGA
- a CDS encoding cytochrome c: MDLIKKLFMPLCLSVSAIAVADGGGSVDARVNLQLTESEAVEFLAEMRNMLASIQGIVLGIGTEDRELIIRSARLSGNQMARNTPTAVRAKLPESFKALGGPTHMMFEELVIRAETDDMDTLAEFTGELMKQCLSCHAQFRVN; the protein is encoded by the coding sequence ATGGATCTGATCAAGAAACTATTCATGCCGCTGTGCCTAAGCGTTTCTGCAATTGCGGTGGCAGATGGCGGTGGCTCGGTCGACGCCCGAGTCAATCTTCAACTCACGGAATCGGAGGCCGTTGAATTTCTTGCCGAAATGCGGAACATGCTGGCTAGTATTCAAGGCATCGTTCTGGGCATCGGCACGGAAGATCGTGAGCTGATCATTCGTTCAGCGCGCCTATCGGGAAATCAAATGGCGAGAAACACGCCCACAGCGGTCCGAGCCAAACTGCCGGAATCCTTCAAAGCGTTGGGCGGCCCAACCCACATGATGTTCGAAGAGCTCGTGATCCGAGCCGAAACCGATGATATGGATACTCTTGCTGAATTCACGGGTGAGCTGATGAAGCAATGCTTGTCTTGTCATGCGCAGTTTAGGGTCAACTAG
- a CDS encoding histidine phosphatase family protein, translating to MRVLSMLTLSMVASSAAADESLWERLKREPNMVVLMRNAESSGNRDGTNMLAWDASGNCRGESTLTAEGRAQSKRIGAVFSNHGVRPKVISSPMCRCTETAQIAFGEYLTDPDLRQKPVGDASGEEAFQAKVSALLIEHRGSTPIVFVNHRPNIDALTMELIDMGDLLVGTVAENGDVEVVGKISLEP from the coding sequence ATGCGTGTCCTGTCGATGCTGACCTTGTCGATGGTTGCTTCTTCTGCGGCCGCCGACGAATCGCTGTGGGAACGATTGAAGAGAGAACCGAACATGGTTGTTCTGATGCGCAACGCGGAATCGAGCGGCAATCGCGACGGTACCAATATGCTCGCCTGGGACGCGAGCGGAAATTGTCGGGGCGAGAGCACCCTGACCGCAGAAGGCAGAGCCCAATCGAAACGGATAGGCGCGGTATTTTCGAATCATGGCGTCAGACCGAAGGTCATCAGCTCCCCCATGTGCCGATGCACCGAGACTGCACAGATCGCTTTTGGCGAGTACCTGACAGATCCGGACTTGCGGCAAAAGCCGGTGGGCGATGCGTCCGGAGAAGAGGCCTTCCAGGCCAAAGTGAGCGCGCTGCTCATCGAACACCGCGGCAGCACGCCGATCGTCTTCGTCAATCATCGCCCCAACATCGATGCACTGACGATGGAGTTGATCGACATGGGCGACCTGCTGGTAGGCACCGTCGCCGAAAATGGCGACGTCGAAGTGGTCGGCAAGATCTCGCTCGAACCGTGA
- the greB gene encoding transcription elongation factor GreB has protein sequence MSGKQTPGPARSPYITREGWETLNQEQDALWKRRRKVVTHLAAAAAEGDRSENAEYIYRKKQLREIDRRIRYLQKRLPELQVVHAFPENAERVFFGAWITLRDSGGQEVTYRIVGADESDHRRNWISIDSPMARALLRHALDETVLVHTPSGAAEWEIQAIRYTEHE, from the coding sequence GTGAGCGGCAAACAGACTCCAGGCCCGGCGCGTTCGCCGTACATCACCCGCGAAGGCTGGGAGACGCTCAACCAGGAGCAGGACGCGCTGTGGAAGCGTCGCCGCAAGGTGGTGACCCACCTCGCCGCCGCCGCCGCCGAGGGTGACCGATCGGAGAACGCCGAGTACATCTACCGCAAGAAGCAACTGCGCGAGATCGACCGGCGCATCCGCTATCTGCAGAAGCGCCTGCCGGAACTCCAGGTGGTGCACGCGTTTCCGGAAAACGCCGAACGGGTGTTCTTCGGCGCATGGATCACGCTACGCGACAGCGGCGGCCAGGAGGTCACCTACCGCATCGTCGGCGCCGACGAGTCCGACCATCGGCGCAACTGGATCAGCATCGATTCACCGATGGCGCGCGCCCTGCTTCGCCACGCCCTCGACGAGACCGTTCTGGTGCACACGCCGTCCGGTGCGGCCGAATGGGAGATTCAAGCGATTCGCTACACCGAGCACGAATGA
- a CDS encoding GNAT family N-acetyltransferase/peptidase C39 family protein, with protein MDTSPIHSPVTPAVVQIRTAILDDLEGLVALENRCFTDDRISRRQFRHLLTKGHTATLVAEHAGEIVGSLVVLFSRGTATARLYSIAVAPEMRGHGVARQLVEQAEAEAWREERAWMRLEIRKDNAASIGLFESMGYRRFGSHADYYADHMDAWRYEKALDSRLKPVLDRVVWYEQTLDFTCGPACLIMAMKSLDPQVEANRSLELKLWRDATTIFMTSGLGGCGPYGLALAADRRGFNAEVWVNDPGVQMIDSVRNAEKKEVMALVQADMEQEIHERGIPVHLDVLDLTALEAAFDAGAVPLVLISSWQIYNEKSPHWVVVSGFDEHFVYVNDPLVDYDEGETAVDSINMPIGRSQFAQMSRYGRKGLQAVVLITARTER; from the coding sequence ATGGACACAAGTCCCATCCATTCACCGGTTACACCTGCCGTGGTGCAGATCCGCACTGCCATACTCGACGATCTCGAAGGCCTGGTCGCCCTCGAGAACCGCTGTTTCACCGACGACCGGATCAGCCGGCGCCAGTTCCGTCACCTGTTGACCAAAGGCCATACCGCAACGCTGGTCGCCGAGCACGCCGGCGAGATCGTCGGCAGCCTGGTCGTGCTGTTCAGCCGCGGCACGGCGACCGCCCGCCTGTACTCGATCGCGGTCGCGCCGGAGATGCGTGGACACGGCGTCGCGCGCCAGTTGGTCGAGCAGGCCGAGGCCGAGGCGTGGCGCGAGGAACGCGCCTGGATGCGTCTCGAGATACGCAAGGACAATGCCGCATCGATCGGCCTGTTCGAGTCGATGGGTTATCGGCGATTCGGCAGCCATGCCGATTACTACGCCGACCACATGGATGCCTGGCGCTATGAGAAAGCGCTCGACAGCCGCCTGAAACCGGTACTCGACCGGGTCGTCTGGTACGAGCAGACGCTGGATTTCACCTGCGGCCCCGCGTGTCTGATCATGGCGATGAAGTCGCTCGACCCGCAGGTCGAGGCCAACCGGAGCCTGGAACTCAAACTGTGGCGGGACGCGACCACGATCTTCATGACCTCCGGACTCGGCGGCTGCGGGCCCTATGGCCTGGCGCTGGCGGCCGACCGGCGCGGGTTCAACGCCGAGGTCTGGGTCAACGACCCCGGCGTGCAGATGATCGACTCGGTGCGCAACGCGGAGAAAAAAGAGGTCATGGCGCTGGTACAGGCCGACATGGAACAGGAGATCCATGAACGCGGCATCCCGGTGCACCTCGACGTGCTCGATCTGACCGCGCTCGAAGCCGCGTTCGACGCCGGTGCCGTACCGCTGGTGCTGATCAGTTCCTGGCAGATCTACAACGAGAAATCGCCGCACTGGGTCGTGGTCAGCGGATTCGACGAACACTTTGTGTACGTCAACGACCCGCTGGTCGACTACGACGAAGGCGAGACCGCGGTCGATTCGATCAACATGCCGATCGGCCGCTCCCAGTTTGCACAGATGTCACGCTACGGCCGCAAGGGTCTGCAGGCGGTCGTATTGATTACCGCGAGGACAGAGCGATGA
- a CDS encoding outer membrane lipoprotein-sorting protein, with product MRPVSALSFSLLTAIVFAGSSVDRSLPLPKGTPSGEEIAKQVYFANHFLAFENFSIDSRGASSAVLINRDDGGGVSTVAVERHLNNAYDDDDVINSRDLAIFRSGRLQGTGMLVTDFDDDSRSQSYLVWLPALRKIRRFAEPEHDQAWGGSVFTFGDVTLRKPRHETHEVLGRKPMRTCLGVMSDLEGQLFRFAGTLPKRSCRHVNKEVYGLKSTTKFVNWWYDYRISYVDTQSFADYRTLYYKDGKLVKVIDRDWGVVEAGKTSDPRALFWKTWYGLDLTTGNESWAVIPQSVIRINTGESSRFWSESTLRKIKR from the coding sequence ATCAGGCCGGTATCGGCATTGTCATTCAGCCTGTTGACGGCGATCGTCTTTGCGGGCAGCAGCGTGGACCGCAGTCTGCCCTTGCCGAAAGGCACGCCCAGCGGGGAGGAGATCGCGAAACAGGTGTATTTCGCCAATCACTTCCTGGCGTTCGAAAACTTCTCGATCGACAGCCGTGGCGCCAGCAGTGCCGTGCTGATCAACCGGGACGATGGCGGTGGGGTGTCCACGGTCGCGGTCGAGCGGCATCTCAACAATGCCTACGACGATGACGATGTGATCAACTCGCGCGACCTGGCGATCTTCCGGTCGGGTCGCTTGCAGGGGACCGGCATGCTGGTCACCGACTTCGACGACGACTCGCGCAGCCAGAGCTACCTGGTGTGGTTGCCGGCGCTGCGCAAGATACGCCGCTTTGCGGAACCCGAGCACGACCAGGCATGGGGCGGGAGCGTATTCACCTTCGGCGACGTGACGCTGCGCAAGCCGCGGCACGAGACCCACGAAGTCCTCGGGCGCAAACCGATGCGCACCTGTCTCGGTGTGATGAGCGACCTCGAGGGTCAGCTGTTCCGTTTCGCCGGCACCCTGCCCAAGCGCAGCTGCCGACACGTGAACAAGGAGGTCTACGGGCTCAAGAGCACCACCAAGTTCGTGAACTGGTGGTACGACTACCGCATCAGTTACGTGGACACGCAGAGCTTCGCCGACTACCGCACGCTGTATTACAAGGACGGCAAGCTGGTGAAGGTCATCGATCGTGACTGGGGGGTGGTCGAAGCCGGCAAGACCTCCGACCCGCGCGCGCTGTTCTGGAAGACCTGGTACGGCCTCGACCTGACCACTGGCAACGAAAGCTGGGCGGTCATTCCGCAATCGGTGATCCGGATCAATACCGGTGAATCGTCCCGTTTCTGGTCGGAATCGACGCTGCGCAAGATCAAGCGCTGA
- a CDS encoding RimK family protein, whose protein sequence is MSDHLILVDSISQWKKDFPEYNVVEVRDYLVDPSWSNRRNLRVLNLCRDTDYHSPGYYASLLAEARGHKIIPSVRTLQDLSRKALYGTELDDLDKRVDKLFRDHPAEITRFEVLVCFGQSEARQLRQLGRALFEAFRVPLIKVEMRRGKVWHISGIRAVGLKALRRNQEAFFFESMAGYLRRPWRSVRGRRSMRYDLAILYDPEERLAPSNRRALAQFIRAARTEGIDAELVTARDFGRIAEFDALFIRETTNVNHHTYRFARRAAAEGLVVIDDPDSILRCTNKIYLAELLHRHRIATPASVILSREELDRAEQELGYPMVLKMPDGAFSTGVFKVKDREEFDARAAQLFRDSELILAQAYTPTDFDWRIGVLNGEVLYACRYYMSRGHWQIVDHSKGKPREGGFDTLTTDEVPKAVIQTALKAANAIGNGLYGVDLKQVGRKVLVIEVNDNPNLDAGVEDKISGIELYRRIMREFLRRLDARGR, encoded by the coding sequence ATGAGTGACCACCTGATACTGGTCGACAGCATCAGCCAATGGAAGAAGGACTTCCCCGAATACAACGTGGTCGAGGTCCGCGACTACCTGGTCGACCCAAGCTGGTCGAACCGGCGCAACCTGAGAGTGCTCAACCTCTGCCGCGACACCGACTACCACAGCCCCGGCTACTACGCGTCACTCCTCGCCGAGGCGCGTGGCCACAAGATCATCCCCTCGGTGCGTACGCTGCAGGACCTGAGCCGCAAGGCCCTGTACGGCACCGAGCTCGACGACCTCGACAAACGGGTCGACAAGCTGTTTCGGGATCACCCCGCCGAGATCACGCGCTTCGAGGTGCTGGTGTGCTTCGGCCAAAGCGAGGCCAGACAGTTGCGCCAACTCGGTCGCGCCCTGTTCGAGGCCTTCCGCGTACCGCTGATCAAGGTCGAGATGCGGCGCGGCAAGGTCTGGCACATCTCCGGCATTCGCGCGGTAGGCCTCAAGGCCCTGCGACGAAACCAGGAGGCATTCTTCTTCGAATCGATGGCCGGCTACCTGCGTCGGCCATGGCGCTCGGTTCGCGGTCGGCGCAGCATGCGTTACGACCTCGCGATCCTGTACGACCCGGAAGAGAGACTCGCACCCTCGAATCGGCGTGCACTGGCACAGTTCATCCGCGCTGCACGTACCGAAGGGATCGATGCCGAACTGGTCACGGCGCGCGACTTTGGCCGCATTGCCGAGTTCGACGCGCTGTTCATCCGTGAAACGACGAACGTCAATCACCACACCTACCGTTTCGCGCGGCGCGCGGCCGCCGAGGGCCTGGTGGTGATCGACGATCCGGACTCGATCCTGCGCTGCACCAACAAGATCTATCTCGCCGAACTGTTGCACCGACACCGGATCGCCACGCCGGCCAGCGTGATCCTCAGTCGCGAAGAACTCGACCGGGCCGAGCAGGAACTGGGCTACCCGATGGTACTCAAGATGCCGGACGGCGCCTTTTCGACCGGCGTGTTCAAGGTCAAAGACCGCGAAGAGTTCGACGCCCGGGCGGCGCAGCTGTTTCGCGACTCGGAACTGATCCTCGCGCAGGCCTATACACCGACCGATTTCGACTGGCGGATCGGTGTACTCAACGGCGAGGTGCTGTATGCCTGTCGGTACTACATGTCGCGCGGCCACTGGCAGATCGTGGATCACTCCAAAGGCAAACCGCGCGAAGGCGGTTTCGACACACTGACCACCGACGAGGTCCCCAAGGCGGTCATCCAGACCGCGCTCAAGGCCGCAAACGCGATCGGCAACGGACTGTACGGCGTCGACCTAAAGCAGGTCGGCCGCAAGGTGCTGGTGATCGAGGTCAACGACAACCCCAACCTCGATGCCGGCGTCGAAGACAAGATCTCCGGCATCGAGCTGTACCGCCGGATCATGCGCGAATTCCTGCGACGTCTCGACGCACGCGGCCGCTGA
- a CDS encoding EamA family transporter, with protein sequence MWILYAFLSAFAAALVAIFAKLGLSEVEPTLATTLRSLVMAAFLVATAWTLGRFRDFSIHTLNSREWGLLVLAGVAGALSWLFYFFALRDGPASAVVAIDRLSIVFVVLLAAGFLAEPLGWRAIAGASLMVTGALLISLKQGELSRLWIDLLRHVK encoded by the coding sequence ATGTGGATTCTATATGCCTTTCTCTCCGCCTTCGCGGCAGCGCTGGTGGCGATCTTCGCCAAACTGGGGCTGAGTGAAGTCGAGCCGACTTTGGCAACGACATTGCGCTCGTTGGTCATGGCGGCATTCCTGGTAGCCACGGCATGGACACTGGGAAGGTTTCGAGACTTCTCGATACACACGCTGAACAGCAGAGAATGGGGGCTTCTTGTCCTGGCAGGTGTGGCCGGGGCATTGTCGTGGCTCTTCTATTTCTTCGCACTGCGTGATGGACCCGCCTCCGCGGTGGTTGCGATCGATCGTCTGAGCATTGTTTTCGTCGTGCTTCTGGCGGCCGGGTTCCTCGCGGAGCCGCTCGGTTGGCGGGCGATCGCCGGGGCATCGCTGATGGTGACTGGCGCTTTGTTGATCTCACTGAAACAAGGCGAGCTGTCTCGCCTGTGGATCGATCTGCTAAGGCACGTCAAGTGA